The Phalacrocorax carbo chromosome 11, bPhaCar2.1, whole genome shotgun sequence genome includes a region encoding these proteins:
- the KIAA1210 gene encoding acrosomal protein KIAA1210 homolog isoform X6 translates to MGNKALSHDSVFIFESAPGNVAGGTLSQENIPGRVKTLQLQLQQNIRLGSPPLVITGKKLEDAGAVSEDDGLPRSPPEISTLHEVLTDSPSKSSNPVQRHSSLSLGGTDSEDEQVPSGASSRPISPSSSAAQGPPGSRGSSFLPVDFTIPASPLGCLDTSAARHRIAINPRKQKGFTNKSQQTPQVEQLENEASLPAAPEKKGNSTELIESGQHKSDWEGLSAQVGHCAKGSKEMPVVKSPIDAACDSRDSTLVAEDCCALLQEDACLPDMDRHYKAAAPLLTPEPSPVNVEEHHSAEASYCSDEPADELKLHQQNTYTEIPGLPNLRQIEGEAVVFPDILAADLFSSGVKTEGIDILGNVAQRSSVNSVDQNIKDQEKGDPLFIGNVEACLGTTENHSNHTVSDTAPSTSQVAVVDSESSPDIKAVAVLKPANSSVTRNDKETCEIMEFQLSKGNAEKKIDTAASVLEAGCMLPPSKSEVSFKAEAVSASKANQGSQQANTSYISERLSIGCLASSSLAGLKSNISSDDDSKEYQISSTTSHRKTGGDSRSSGENVKSPLKTASAKPVRFTIAPAWQRSLSGGSNSKEDSYTRSSPTSPIRPELFEGVTKEHTSFDAVIQKSAKTSSDRFDRDCKDSDLHLNSSVELADHEAQNVENPFGVRLRRTSSLLKYQNESRAESPKLIPSSVPTASSASVKEDQKLVGTGKQPLGLPGSTKSFVKKTDLLEDKNPPKTVSEEVAKKQNGNELSEKVSSQHLETASSEPAWVSMAKLKQKGFQDHPLAKEHKTEDKALTKVDQEEHGICASENILKKNKPSCLSPQDKKMQMKTSVSAAAGKVGPIAQEASVIPAVEKEARHSSNLPMTPCSPAEPPWLSLAKKKAKAWSEMPQIVQ, encoded by the exons ATGGGAAACAAAGCCTTGTCCCATGACAGTGTCTTCATTTTTGAGTCTGCACCGGGAAATGTGGCAGGTGGCACGTTGTCTCAGGAAAACATACCTGGAAGAGTGAAAACTTTGCAG CTTCAGTTGCAGCAGAACATCAGACTTGGATCGCCTCCTCTTGTTATAACTGGAAAGAAACTGGAAGATGCGGGTGCTGTTTCTGAAGATGATGGTTTACCTAGAAGCCCTCCTGAAATTTCAACCCTTCATGAAGTTCTGACAGATTCACCAAGCAAG TCCTCCAACCCTGTTCAGCGTCATAGCTCTTTGAGTTTAGGTGGGACAGACAGTGAAGATGAACAG GTACCTTCTGGAGCTTCCTCCAGGCCCATCAGTCCTTCATCCTCTGCCGCTCAGGGGCCTCCCGGCTCACGAGGCAGCAGCTTCCTTCCCGTTGACTTCACCATCCCTGCCAGTCCCCTCGGCTGCCTGGACACCTCAGCAGCCAGGCACAGGATTGCCATAAACCCGCGGAAACAGAAAGGCTTTACCAACAAGAGTCAGCAAACTCCCCAG GTGGAACAGCTGGAAAATGAAGCgtctcttcctgcagctccagaaaagaagggaaattcAACAGAATTAATTGAGAGTGGCCAGCATAAAAGTGATTGGGAAG GATTATCAGCCCAGGTGGGACATTGCGCAAAGGGTTCTAAGGAGATGCCCGTTGTAAAAAGTCCCATTGACGCTGCCTGTGACTCTCGTGATTCCACACTTGTGGCAGAAGATTGTTGTGCTTTGTTGCAAGAGGACGCATGTCTTCCAGACATGGACCGTCACTATAAAGCAGCTGCACCCCTTCTGACACCTGAGCCTTCTCCAGTGAATGTGGAGGAACACCACAGTGCAGAAGCGTCATACTGTTCAGATGAGCCTGCCGATGAATTGAAATTACATCAGCAAAATACCTATACTGAAATACCTGGACTTCCAAACTTGCGACAAATTGAAGGAGAAGCTGTTGTGTTTCCAGACATACTAGCAGCTGACTTGTTTAGTAGTGGTGTGAAAACAGAAGGCATAGATATATTGGGAAATGTTGCACAAAGGTCCTCAGTAAATTCTGTGGACCAAAACATCAAAGACCAGGAAAAGGGGGATCCACTGTTTATTGGCAATGTAGAAGCCTGCTTGGGTACTACTGAGAATCATTCCAACCACACTGTCTCAGATACTGCACCAAGCACTTCACAGGTTGCAGTAGTTGATTCAGAGTCTTCTCCTGACATCaaggcagtggctgttttgaaGCCTGCAAACAGTTCAGTAACAAGAAATGACAAAGAAACTTGCGAAATAATGGAATTTCAGTTGTCCAAAggcaatgcagaaaaaaaaatagacactGCCGCATCTGTCTTGGAAGCAGGTTGCATGCTACCTCCCAGTAAATCGGAAGTATCTTTTAAAGCAGAAGCTGTTTCTGCTTCAAAGGCTAACCAAGGCAGTCAACAGGCCAACACATCATACATTTCTGAAAGACTTTCCATTGGATGTCTTGCCTCTTCAAGTTTGGCTGGCTTGAAGAGTAATATCTCTTCTGATGATGACAGTAAGGAGTACCAGATAAGCAGTACAACTTCTCACAGAAAAACAGGGGGAGACAGTCGATCTTCAggtgaaaatgtaaaaagtcCACTGAAGACTGCTTCTGCTAAACCAGTCAGATTTACCATCGCACCAGCATGGCAAAGATCTCTCTCGGGGGGTTCAAATTCAAAGGAAGATTCCTATACCAGAAGTTCCCCAACGTCCCCTATAAGACCAGAGTTGTTTGAAGGAGTGACAAAAGAACACACAAGTTTTGATGCAGTCATCCAGAAATCAGCAAAAACCAGCTCAGACAGATTTGATCGAGACTGTAAGGACAGTGATTTGCATTTGAATTCCTCTGTGGAGCTGGCTGACCATGAAGCACAAAATGTTGAAAACCCATTTGGGGTCAGACTGAGGAGAACATCTTCTTTACTAAAATACCAGAATGAAAGCCGTGCTGAGTCTCCAAAGCTGATCCCCTCATCTGTTCCCACTGCTTCTTCTGCTTCAGTCAAGGAGGATCAGAAATTGGTGGGCACTGGGAAGCAACCTCTAGGCCTTCCTGGCAGCACAAAatcatttgttaaaaaaacagatCTCCTAGAAGACAAAAATCCTCCTAAGACAGTATCAGAAGAAGTGGCAAAGAAGCAAAATGGTAATGAACTTTCAG AAAAAGTCTCCTCTCAACATTTGGAAACTGCTTCCTCTGAACCAGCTTGGGTGTCCATggcaaaactaaaacaaaaggGTTTCCAGGACCACCCTCTTGCCAAAGAACATAAAACTGAAGACAAAGCTTTGACCAAAGTCGATCAAGAGGAG CACGGGATCTGTGCTAGTGAGAACATACTGAAGAAGAATAAGCCTTCCTGCTTGAGCCCTCAGgacaagaaaatgcaaatgaagacCAGTGTGTCTGCTGCAGCGg GTAAAGTTGGACCTATTGCTCAGGAAGCATCTGTGATTCCTGCTGTTGAAAAGGAAGCAAGACACTCCTCTAACCTGCCAATGACACCATGCAGCCCTGCTGAACCACCGTGGCTATCCCTGGCCAAGAAGAAAGCCAAAGCATGGAGTGAAATGCCCCAGATTGTACAATAG
- the KIAA1210 gene encoding acrosomal protein KIAA1210 homolog isoform X1 → MHTRLQGRTMAGFYGCLKSKNDYIMATGPTEITQSPETGENVEECTGKKKSKFQTFKNFFAKKKRKEPPPPRGESNLKPSQSSSDVSISVLDTTALHLPKEAGPKGSMGNKALSHDSVFIFESAPGNVAGGTLSQENIPGRVKTLQLQLQQNIRLGSPPLVITGKKLEDAGAVSEDDGLPRSPPEISTLHEVLTDSPSKSSNPVQRHSSLSLGGTDSEDEQVPSGASSRPISPSSSAAQGPPGSRGSSFLPVDFTIPASPLGCLDTSAARHRIAINPRKQKGFTNKSQQTPQVEQLENEASLPAAPEKKGNSTELIESGQHKSDWEGLSAQVGHCAKGSKEMPVVKSPIDAACDSRDSTLVAEDCCALLQEDACLPDMDRHYKAAAPLLTPEPSPVNVEEHHSAEASYCSDEPADELKLHQQNTYTEIPGLPNLRQIEGEAVVFPDILAADLFSSGVKTEGIDILGNVAQRSSVNSVDQNIKDQEKGDPLFIGNVEACLGTTENHSNHTVSDTAPSTSQVAVVDSESSPDIKAVAVLKPANSSVTRNDKETCEIMEFQLSKGNAEKKIDTAASVLEAGCMLPPSKSEVSFKAEAVSASKANQGSQQANTSYISERLSIGCLASSSLAGLKSNISSDDDSKEYQISSTTSHRKTGGDSRSSGENVKSPLKTASAKPVRFTIAPAWQRSLSGGSNSKEDSYTRSSPTSPIRPELFEGVTKEHTSFDAVIQKSAKTSSDRFDRDCKDSDLHLNSSVELADHEAQNVENPFGVRLRRTSSLLKYQNESRAESPKLIPSSVPTASSASVKEDQKLVGTGKQPLGLPGSTKSFVKKTDLLEDKNPPKTVSEEVAKKQNGNELSEKVSSQHLETASSEPAWVSMAKLKQKGFQDHPLAKEHKTEDKALTKVDQEEHGICASENILKKNKPSCLSPQDKKMQMKTSVSAAAGKVGPIAQEASVIPAVEKEARHSSNLPMTPCSPAEPPWLSLAKKKAKAWSEMPQIVQ, encoded by the exons gaaagaaaaaatccaaatttcaGACTTTCAAGAACTTCTTTgccaagaagaaaaggaaagagccTCCACCTCCCAGGGGGGAGAGTAATTTAAAACCTAGCCAGTCCAGCAGCGATGTCAGCATCTCTGTGCTCGACACTACTGCACTTCATTTACCAAAGGAGGCTGG gcCCAAAGGAAGCATGGGAAACAAAGCCTTGTCCCATGACAGTGTCTTCATTTTTGAGTCTGCACCGGGAAATGTGGCAGGTGGCACGTTGTCTCAGGAAAACATACCTGGAAGAGTGAAAACTTTGCAG CTTCAGTTGCAGCAGAACATCAGACTTGGATCGCCTCCTCTTGTTATAACTGGAAAGAAACTGGAAGATGCGGGTGCTGTTTCTGAAGATGATGGTTTACCTAGAAGCCCTCCTGAAATTTCAACCCTTCATGAAGTTCTGACAGATTCACCAAGCAAG TCCTCCAACCCTGTTCAGCGTCATAGCTCTTTGAGTTTAGGTGGGACAGACAGTGAAGATGAACAG GTACCTTCTGGAGCTTCCTCCAGGCCCATCAGTCCTTCATCCTCTGCCGCTCAGGGGCCTCCCGGCTCACGAGGCAGCAGCTTCCTTCCCGTTGACTTCACCATCCCTGCCAGTCCCCTCGGCTGCCTGGACACCTCAGCAGCCAGGCACAGGATTGCCATAAACCCGCGGAAACAGAAAGGCTTTACCAACAAGAGTCAGCAAACTCCCCAG GTGGAACAGCTGGAAAATGAAGCgtctcttcctgcagctccagaaaagaagggaaattcAACAGAATTAATTGAGAGTGGCCAGCATAAAAGTGATTGGGAAG GATTATCAGCCCAGGTGGGACATTGCGCAAAGGGTTCTAAGGAGATGCCCGTTGTAAAAAGTCCCATTGACGCTGCCTGTGACTCTCGTGATTCCACACTTGTGGCAGAAGATTGTTGTGCTTTGTTGCAAGAGGACGCATGTCTTCCAGACATGGACCGTCACTATAAAGCAGCTGCACCCCTTCTGACACCTGAGCCTTCTCCAGTGAATGTGGAGGAACACCACAGTGCAGAAGCGTCATACTGTTCAGATGAGCCTGCCGATGAATTGAAATTACATCAGCAAAATACCTATACTGAAATACCTGGACTTCCAAACTTGCGACAAATTGAAGGAGAAGCTGTTGTGTTTCCAGACATACTAGCAGCTGACTTGTTTAGTAGTGGTGTGAAAACAGAAGGCATAGATATATTGGGAAATGTTGCACAAAGGTCCTCAGTAAATTCTGTGGACCAAAACATCAAAGACCAGGAAAAGGGGGATCCACTGTTTATTGGCAATGTAGAAGCCTGCTTGGGTACTACTGAGAATCATTCCAACCACACTGTCTCAGATACTGCACCAAGCACTTCACAGGTTGCAGTAGTTGATTCAGAGTCTTCTCCTGACATCaaggcagtggctgttttgaaGCCTGCAAACAGTTCAGTAACAAGAAATGACAAAGAAACTTGCGAAATAATGGAATTTCAGTTGTCCAAAggcaatgcagaaaaaaaaatagacactGCCGCATCTGTCTTGGAAGCAGGTTGCATGCTACCTCCCAGTAAATCGGAAGTATCTTTTAAAGCAGAAGCTGTTTCTGCTTCAAAGGCTAACCAAGGCAGTCAACAGGCCAACACATCATACATTTCTGAAAGACTTTCCATTGGATGTCTTGCCTCTTCAAGTTTGGCTGGCTTGAAGAGTAATATCTCTTCTGATGATGACAGTAAGGAGTACCAGATAAGCAGTACAACTTCTCACAGAAAAACAGGGGGAGACAGTCGATCTTCAggtgaaaatgtaaaaagtcCACTGAAGACTGCTTCTGCTAAACCAGTCAGATTTACCATCGCACCAGCATGGCAAAGATCTCTCTCGGGGGGTTCAAATTCAAAGGAAGATTCCTATACCAGAAGTTCCCCAACGTCCCCTATAAGACCAGAGTTGTTTGAAGGAGTGACAAAAGAACACACAAGTTTTGATGCAGTCATCCAGAAATCAGCAAAAACCAGCTCAGACAGATTTGATCGAGACTGTAAGGACAGTGATTTGCATTTGAATTCCTCTGTGGAGCTGGCTGACCATGAAGCACAAAATGTTGAAAACCCATTTGGGGTCAGACTGAGGAGAACATCTTCTTTACTAAAATACCAGAATGAAAGCCGTGCTGAGTCTCCAAAGCTGATCCCCTCATCTGTTCCCACTGCTTCTTCTGCTTCAGTCAAGGAGGATCAGAAATTGGTGGGCACTGGGAAGCAACCTCTAGGCCTTCCTGGCAGCACAAAatcatttgttaaaaaaacagatCTCCTAGAAGACAAAAATCCTCCTAAGACAGTATCAGAAGAAGTGGCAAAGAAGCAAAATGGTAATGAACTTTCAG AAAAAGTCTCCTCTCAACATTTGGAAACTGCTTCCTCTGAACCAGCTTGGGTGTCCATggcaaaactaaaacaaaaggGTTTCCAGGACCACCCTCTTGCCAAAGAACATAAAACTGAAGACAAAGCTTTGACCAAAGTCGATCAAGAGGAG CACGGGATCTGTGCTAGTGAGAACATACTGAAGAAGAATAAGCCTTCCTGCTTGAGCCCTCAGgacaagaaaatgcaaatgaagacCAGTGTGTCTGCTGCAGCGg GTAAAGTTGGACCTATTGCTCAGGAAGCATCTGTGATTCCTGCTGTTGAAAAGGAAGCAAGACACTCCTCTAACCTGCCAATGACACCATGCAGCCCTGCTGAACCACCGTGGCTATCCCTGGCCAAGAAGAAAGCCAAAGCATGGAGTGAAATGCCCCAGATTGTACAATAG
- the KIAA1210 gene encoding acrosomal protein KIAA1210 homolog isoform X2 has translation MHTRLQGRTMAGFYGCLKSKNDYIMATGPTEITQSPETGENVEECTGKKKSKFQTFKNFFAKKKRKEPPPPRGESNLKPSQSSSDVSISVLDTTALHLPKEAGPKGSMGNKALSHDSVFIFESAPGNVAGGTLSQENIPGRVKTLQLQLQQNIRLGSPPLVITGKKLEDAGAVSEDDGLPRSPPEISTLHEVLTDSPSKSSNPVQRHSSLSLGGTDSEDEQVPSGASSRPISPSSSAAQGPPGSRGSSFLPVDFTIPASPLGCLDTSAARHRIAINPRKQKGFTNKSQQTPQVEQLENEASLPAAPEKKGNSTELIESGQHKSDWEGLSAQVGHCAKGSKEMPVVKSPIDAACDSRDSTLVAEDCCALLQEDACLPDMDRHYKAAAPLLTPEPSPVNVEEHHSAEASYCSDEPADELKLHQQNTYTEIPGLPNLRQIEGEAVVFPDILAADLFSSGVKTEGIDILGNVAQRSSVNSVDQNIKDQEKGDPLFIGNVEACLGTTENHSNHTVSDTAPSTSQVAVVDSESSPDIKAVAVLKPANSSVTRNDKETCEIMEFQLSKGNAEKKIDTAASVLEAGCMLPPSKSEVSFKAEAVSASKANQGSQQANTSYISERLSIGCLASSSLAGLKSNISSDDDSKEYQISSTTSHRKTGGDSRSSGENVKSPLKTASAKPVRFTIAPAWQRSLSGGSNSKEDSYTRSSPTSPIRPELFEGVTKEHTSFDAVIQKSAKTSSDRFDRDCKDSDLHLNSSVELADHEAQNVENPFGVRLRRTSSLLKYQNESRAESPKLIPSSVPTASSASVKEDQKLVGTGKQPLGLPGSTKSFVKKTDLLEDKNPPKTVSEEVAKKQNEKVSSQHLETASSEPAWVSMAKLKQKGFQDHPLAKEHKTEDKALTKVDQEEHGICASENILKKNKPSCLSPQDKKMQMKTSVSAAAGKVGPIAQEASVIPAVEKEARHSSNLPMTPCSPAEPPWLSLAKKKAKAWSEMPQIVQ, from the exons gaaagaaaaaatccaaatttcaGACTTTCAAGAACTTCTTTgccaagaagaaaaggaaagagccTCCACCTCCCAGGGGGGAGAGTAATTTAAAACCTAGCCAGTCCAGCAGCGATGTCAGCATCTCTGTGCTCGACACTACTGCACTTCATTTACCAAAGGAGGCTGG gcCCAAAGGAAGCATGGGAAACAAAGCCTTGTCCCATGACAGTGTCTTCATTTTTGAGTCTGCACCGGGAAATGTGGCAGGTGGCACGTTGTCTCAGGAAAACATACCTGGAAGAGTGAAAACTTTGCAG CTTCAGTTGCAGCAGAACATCAGACTTGGATCGCCTCCTCTTGTTATAACTGGAAAGAAACTGGAAGATGCGGGTGCTGTTTCTGAAGATGATGGTTTACCTAGAAGCCCTCCTGAAATTTCAACCCTTCATGAAGTTCTGACAGATTCACCAAGCAAG TCCTCCAACCCTGTTCAGCGTCATAGCTCTTTGAGTTTAGGTGGGACAGACAGTGAAGATGAACAG GTACCTTCTGGAGCTTCCTCCAGGCCCATCAGTCCTTCATCCTCTGCCGCTCAGGGGCCTCCCGGCTCACGAGGCAGCAGCTTCCTTCCCGTTGACTTCACCATCCCTGCCAGTCCCCTCGGCTGCCTGGACACCTCAGCAGCCAGGCACAGGATTGCCATAAACCCGCGGAAACAGAAAGGCTTTACCAACAAGAGTCAGCAAACTCCCCAG GTGGAACAGCTGGAAAATGAAGCgtctcttcctgcagctccagaaaagaagggaaattcAACAGAATTAATTGAGAGTGGCCAGCATAAAAGTGATTGGGAAG GATTATCAGCCCAGGTGGGACATTGCGCAAAGGGTTCTAAGGAGATGCCCGTTGTAAAAAGTCCCATTGACGCTGCCTGTGACTCTCGTGATTCCACACTTGTGGCAGAAGATTGTTGTGCTTTGTTGCAAGAGGACGCATGTCTTCCAGACATGGACCGTCACTATAAAGCAGCTGCACCCCTTCTGACACCTGAGCCTTCTCCAGTGAATGTGGAGGAACACCACAGTGCAGAAGCGTCATACTGTTCAGATGAGCCTGCCGATGAATTGAAATTACATCAGCAAAATACCTATACTGAAATACCTGGACTTCCAAACTTGCGACAAATTGAAGGAGAAGCTGTTGTGTTTCCAGACATACTAGCAGCTGACTTGTTTAGTAGTGGTGTGAAAACAGAAGGCATAGATATATTGGGAAATGTTGCACAAAGGTCCTCAGTAAATTCTGTGGACCAAAACATCAAAGACCAGGAAAAGGGGGATCCACTGTTTATTGGCAATGTAGAAGCCTGCTTGGGTACTACTGAGAATCATTCCAACCACACTGTCTCAGATACTGCACCAAGCACTTCACAGGTTGCAGTAGTTGATTCAGAGTCTTCTCCTGACATCaaggcagtggctgttttgaaGCCTGCAAACAGTTCAGTAACAAGAAATGACAAAGAAACTTGCGAAATAATGGAATTTCAGTTGTCCAAAggcaatgcagaaaaaaaaatagacactGCCGCATCTGTCTTGGAAGCAGGTTGCATGCTACCTCCCAGTAAATCGGAAGTATCTTTTAAAGCAGAAGCTGTTTCTGCTTCAAAGGCTAACCAAGGCAGTCAACAGGCCAACACATCATACATTTCTGAAAGACTTTCCATTGGATGTCTTGCCTCTTCAAGTTTGGCTGGCTTGAAGAGTAATATCTCTTCTGATGATGACAGTAAGGAGTACCAGATAAGCAGTACAACTTCTCACAGAAAAACAGGGGGAGACAGTCGATCTTCAggtgaaaatgtaaaaagtcCACTGAAGACTGCTTCTGCTAAACCAGTCAGATTTACCATCGCACCAGCATGGCAAAGATCTCTCTCGGGGGGTTCAAATTCAAAGGAAGATTCCTATACCAGAAGTTCCCCAACGTCCCCTATAAGACCAGAGTTGTTTGAAGGAGTGACAAAAGAACACACAAGTTTTGATGCAGTCATCCAGAAATCAGCAAAAACCAGCTCAGACAGATTTGATCGAGACTGTAAGGACAGTGATTTGCATTTGAATTCCTCTGTGGAGCTGGCTGACCATGAAGCACAAAATGTTGAAAACCCATTTGGGGTCAGACTGAGGAGAACATCTTCTTTACTAAAATACCAGAATGAAAGCCGTGCTGAGTCTCCAAAGCTGATCCCCTCATCTGTTCCCACTGCTTCTTCTGCTTCAGTCAAGGAGGATCAGAAATTGGTGGGCACTGGGAAGCAACCTCTAGGCCTTCCTGGCAGCACAAAatcatttgttaaaaaaacagatCTCCTAGAAGACAAAAATCCTCCTAAGACAGTATCAGAAGAAGTGGCAAAGAAGCAAAATG AAAAAGTCTCCTCTCAACATTTGGAAACTGCTTCCTCTGAACCAGCTTGGGTGTCCATggcaaaactaaaacaaaaggGTTTCCAGGACCACCCTCTTGCCAAAGAACATAAAACTGAAGACAAAGCTTTGACCAAAGTCGATCAAGAGGAG CACGGGATCTGTGCTAGTGAGAACATACTGAAGAAGAATAAGCCTTCCTGCTTGAGCCCTCAGgacaagaaaatgcaaatgaagacCAGTGTGTCTGCTGCAGCGg GTAAAGTTGGACCTATTGCTCAGGAAGCATCTGTGATTCCTGCTGTTGAAAAGGAAGCAAGACACTCCTCTAACCTGCCAATGACACCATGCAGCCCTGCTGAACCACCGTGGCTATCCCTGGCCAAGAAGAAAGCCAAAGCATGGAGTGAAATGCCCCAGATTGTACAATAG